From Cydia splendana chromosome 4, ilCydSple1.2, whole genome shotgun sequence, one genomic window encodes:
- the LOC134789592 gene encoding uncharacterized protein LOC134789592: MAEVNQNQPLSYSNHSIEKLRGSENYQTWKYQIRMLLTLDGLWETVEGTDVDPSHVKRALARIGLSVSTACLQHIRKATTAKEAWDNLKTVFENKGLYRRVLLLRQLHRIEYKQYNCMSRYLEAVMSLVHQLADIDKNIEDKEVVELLLSGLPDEYDALVSNLETANIADTNLTADMVRSRLLQEESRKMEGSSCVDEAALFSKARNTVPRQQKQVTCHYCGKSGHIKSKCFKYRKDKVKNRSLLATESSKAFFVKKSSFYLDSGCSNHLCNDKTILKDYKELPGEGSKVTLANDDSISAEGVGELPVGGVIDKLNKETSGAKCETCLLGKQVALPYPVGEATRAHVPLQLVHSDVAGPFQEDSIGGARFMVTMTDDYTRKSHIFLMRHKSEVIKHFITYKNLVEKQLGLPIKTLRTDFGSEYCNKSFADFLRREGIVHQKSVPYCHQQCGVAERLNRTLLDKARCMLYEAGLSKCFWGEAVMTAAYLKNRSPTSALSGLDVRAAAARRRHKESARRRRRR, from the exons ATGGCCGAGGTGAATCAAAACCAACCTCTCAGCTACTCCAACCATTCGATAGAAAAGCTACGTGGCTCGGAAAACTACCAGACATGGAAGTACCAGATCAGGATGCTGCTGACCCTGGACGGTTTGTGGGAGACTGTGGAAGGGACGGACGTTGACCCTTCGCACGTCAAACGAGCATTGGCTCGCATCGGCCTCAGCGTTTCGACCGCGTGCCTACAACACATCAGAAAGGCGACGACCGCTAAAGAAGCGTGGGATAACCTAaaaactgtttttgaaaacaaAGGTTTGTACAGGCGCGTGCTGCTATTGCGGCAGCTGCATCGTATAGAGTACAAGCAATATAACTGCATGTCCCGTTACCTGGAAGCGGTGATGTCGCTCGTTCATCAATTGGCGGATATTGACAAGAACATAGAAGATAAAGAAGTGGTGGAACTTCTCCTTAGCGGACTGCCAGACGAATACGACGCGCTGGTAAGCAACCTCGAGACTGCAAATATCGCCGACACCAACCTCACCGCTGATATGGTGAGATCTCGCCTTCTTCAAGAAGAATCGAGGAAAATGGAAGGATCTTCCTGTGTAGATGAAGCCGCCCTGTTCTCCAAGGCAAGAAACACAGTACCCAGACAACAAAAACAGGTTACTTGTCACTACTGCGGAAAATCAGGCCATATAAAAAGCAAGTGCTTCAAATATAGGAAGGACAAGGTGAAGAATCGGTCGCTTCTGGCTACCGAGTCATCGAAAGCCTTTTTTGTGAAGAAGTCATCCTTTTACCTGGACTCTGGATGCTCCAATCATCTTTGCAACGACAAGACAATCCTGAAGGACTACAAGGAGCTGCCGGGCGAAGGAAGTAAAGTGACTTTGGCCAACGATGACTCTATATCGGCTGAAGGCGTCGGGGAACTGCCAGTGGGAGGCGTCATCGATAAACTTAATAAG GAAACTTCTGGTGCGAAGTGTGAGACCTGTCTGCTTGGGAAGCAAGTTGCCTTGCCGTATCCCGTGGGCGAGGCTACACGTGCACACGTACCTTTGCAACTAGTGCATAGCGATGTAGCAGGTCCGTTTCAAGAAGACAGCATTGGAGGTGCGAGGTTCATGGTTACCATGACTGATGACTACACCAGGAAGTCACACATCTTCCTCATGCGTCATAAATCCGAGGtaattaaacattttattaCTTACAAGAATTTAGTAGAAAAACAATTAGGATTGCCAATTAAAACTCTTCGGACAGATTTTGGGTCTGAATATTGTAACAAAAGTTTTGCTGATTTTCTTAGAAGAGAAGGTATTGTTCATCAGAAGAGTGTTCCTTACTGCCATCAGCAGTGTGGTGTTGCTGAGAGACTGAATAGGACTCTTCTTGACAAGGCTAGATGTATGTTATATGAAGCTGGTCTCAGCAAGTGTTTTTGGGGTGAAGCAGTTATGACTGCTGCATACTTAAAGAATAGGAGTCCAACAAGTGCATTGTCGGgactagacgtgcgcgccgccgcggcgcgccgccgccataaggagtcagcgcgccgccgccgccgccggtag
- the LOC134790039 gene encoding facilitated trehalose transporter Tret1-like, giving the protein MSIRRKWREYVAALSATLITAAAGTTVGWTSPTLPILMAHDSPIETTADQSSWIASLMILCSAASPIPASYLADRIGTKKTLLLAAVPYIIGWVLVMFAGNIPTIYASRLVSGLGYGIAYTAAPMYLGEIASDEVRGAMATLITVMSKFGILSQYAIGPYVSMLGLASFNIAIPILFVVTFSTMPESPYYFLKQGQPEQAERSLKKLRGRRYMRGELDSMTHLVNENMKEKSRWKDLLIVGGNRKGLIILYGIYFTQQFCGSTAIIAYAQQIFGAADGGLGDKESCIIFGTVQLLTSAISSQLVDRLGRKPLLLISSCGVGLTNIIVGAYFYIKHENSDYVVNLKFIPIIVIPIFIFSYTIGLATVPFAITSEIFPTNIKSKATCAIQMFVALMTFAVTKLYQVVADNYGNHVAFWGFGALSVAGVIFILVLLPETKGQSFAAIQEKLYTSDKVVYEKRDDHVDRVRLNI; this is encoded by the exons CTACTTTGATCACGGCGGCGGCGGGCACGACGGTCGGTTGGACGTCGCCCACGCTGCCAATCCTGATGGCGCACGACTCACCCATCGAGACCACCGCCGACCAGAGTTCGTGGATCGCCTCGCTTATGATCCTCTGTTCAG CCGCCAGTCCAATACCCGCGTCATACCTGGCCGACAGAATAGGCACGAAGAAGACCCTGCTCCTGGCGGCGGTCCCATACATCATCGGCTGGGTTCTGGTCATGTTCGCGGGCAACATCCCAACGATATACGCCTCGCGCCTCGTCTCCGGCCTGGGCTATGGTATCGCATATACCGCCGCTCCTATGTACTTGGGGGAAATAGCCTCCGATGAAGTACGAGGCGCTATGGCGACGCTCATCACTGTTATGTCTAAG TTCGGAATCCTGTCACAGTACGCCATCGGGCCGTACGTTTCGATGCTGGGGCTGGCGAGCTTCAACATCGCAATACCAATCTTGTTCGTGGTCACCTTCAGCACCATGCCGGAATCTCCATACTACTTCTTGAAACAAGGGCAGCCGGAGCAGGCCGAGAGGTCGCTCAAGAAGCTCCGAGGGCGACGCTACATGAGAGGGGAATTGGACAGTATGACACATTTAGTGAATGAAAACATGAAAGAGAAAAGTCGGTGGAAAGATTTGTTGATAGTTGGCGGGAATAGAAAAGGGCTAATAATTCTTTACGGTATATACTTCACACAACAGTTCTGTGGCAGTACCGCAATTATTGCCTACGCCCAGCAAATCTTTGGTGCCGCAGACGGTGGCTTGGGGGACAAAGAGTCCTGTATCATATTTGGGACAGTGCAGTTGTTAACATCTGCAATTTCATCGCAGCTAGTCGATAGGTTAGGAAGAAAGCCACTCCTCCTTATTTCGTCATGCGGTGTTGGCTTGACTAACATTATTGTAGGGGCGTATTTCTACATTAAGCATGAAAACAGCGACTATGTCGTTAATTTAAAATTCATTCCTATTATTGTGAtaccaatatttatattttcataCACCATAGGTTTAGCCACAGTGCCTTTCGCTATAACATCTGAAATATTTCCTACAAACATTAAATCGAAGGCTACGTGTGCTATACAGATGTTTGTTGCGTTGATGACGTTTGCTGTCACCAAGTTGTATCAAGTGGTCGCGGACAACTACGGGAATCATGTAGCATTTTGGGGTTTCGGGGCATTGTCAGTGGCCggggttatatttattttggtgCTCCTTCCTGAAACTAAAGGCCAGTCATTTGCAGCCATTCAAGAAAAGCTTTATACAAGTGATAAAGTTGTTTACGAGAAAAGAGACGACCATGTTGACAGAGTGAgacttaatatttaa